A single region of the Nitrospirae bacterium CG2_30_53_67 genome encodes:
- a CDS encoding DNA-binding protein has protein sequence MSPRYKKPRSCGCQWRGRSFKPTGIPMTDVERIPLYKDELESLKLCDLDGLTQEEAGERMGISRGTVQRILSSARKKSAMALSQGKALVFEEPIYMKGELK, from the coding sequence ATGTCCCCGAGATATAAGAAACCCAGATCCTGCGGCTGTCAATGGCGTGGAAGGTCATTCAAGCCCACAGGGATCCCCATGACGGACGTCGAACGGATACCCCTTTACAAGGATGAGCTGGAGTCCTTGAAACTGTGCGACCTGGACGGTCTGACACAGGAAGAGGCAGGGGAAAGGATGGGGATATCCAGGGGCACGGTGCAGAGAATCCTCTCCAGCGCAAGGAAAAAGTCGGCCATGGCCCTCTCCCAAGGCAAGGCCCTTGTATTTGAAGAACCCATTTACATGAAAGGAGAACTAAAATGA